TTCGGTTTTTGGCTGGAAAATATTCATATATCTATTTGCTTAACTCAATGACCCATTGGAATTGCGACGCTCTGCTGAACTGTCCAAGGGGAAGACCTTGGCTGGGTTCAAAAGCCATTTGGGGTCAAATACATCTTTAATTTGCATTTGCGCCTCAAGATCAACAGCTTGAAATTGAACAGGCATTAAATCCCTTTTTTCAATGCCGACACCATGTTCACCGGTCAAGCAACCGCCAACTTCCACGCAGAGCTTTAAAATTTCTGCCCCAAATGCCTCACAGGTCTCAAGATCACCGGGCTTGTTGGCATCGTACAAAATCAAAGGGTGTAGGTTGCCATCCCCTGCATGAAAAACATTGCCGACCTTTAATCCAAATTCTTCACTTAATTCATTCATGCGCCGCAAAACATAAGGCAATTGAGTTACAGGAATAGTTCCATCAAGGCACATGTAGTCGTTCAATTGGCCCATGGCGCCAAACGCCGATTTTCGGCCGAGCCAAATTCTATTGGCTTGATCTTCATCTTTTGCCTCTCGCAATTCGACCGGATCATGCTTGCGCGCAATTGCGGTGATTTTTTCCAATTGCTCTTCAATTTCCGCTTGGCTACCTTCGACTTCAACGATCAGCAAGGCTTCACAAAGCGGATATCCAGCGCCTGCAAAAGCATCGGTTGCTTGGATACATGGCCTATCCATAAACTCGATCGCAACAGGAAGAACACCAGCCTTTACAATATCGGCCACACAAACGCCCGCAGTTTCATTGTTATCAAATCCGATCAACACCGGGCGCGCGCCTTCTGGTTTTGGCAAAATACGCAGCGTGGCTTCGGTTACCATGCCCAATTGACCCTCTGAGCCACAAATCAACCCCAATAGATCAAGCCCTTCTGCATCCAGATGCGGGCCACCAATTTCTATAATGTCCCCTTGCATGGTCACAAATTTGACCCCCAAAAGGTTGTTTGATGTCACGCCATATTTCAAACAATGCGCGCCGCCGGAATTCATTGCAATATTGCCCGCTATGGCACAGGCCAACTGGCTTGAGGGGTCAGGTGCATAAAAGAAGCCATCGGCCTCAACCGCACCCGTGACGCTCAAATTCGTTCGGCCGGACTGTACCTTGATATATCGGTCTGGATAATTGGTCTCTAAGACAGCGTTCATACGTGCAACACCGATTATTACACTATCAGCTGTGGGCAAAGCACCACCAGATAATGAAGTGCCTGAACCCCGAGGTACAACCGGGACCCGCATTTCGTTGCAGATTTTCAAAACTGCCGAGATTTCTTCTGTTGTTCTGGGTAAAACAGCGACCATCGGAGGACAGCGATATGCCGAAAGTGCATCACATTCATAGGCTTTGGTCTCAGCTTCATGATCGATCACTGCATCTCGCGGCAAAACGCTCAGCAACCTTTTAACCAGTTCCGGTTTCCGATTTAACACGTTTTGGTCGGGGGTGGGCATTTCCATGGCAACTTCCTTATTGGTAATAAATTATAACCAATTTAGCCGAAACGCAAGGGTTTTTTAAAATCCAACAACCTTATTCGTGAAAAATCTCGCTTGAAAAATATATCCTTTGCTAAGAGGGTAATATCACCAATTGGAGTGGCAATATCAATGAGCGCAAAACCGTTAGATCCTGCCTCGGCTGACTCAATAGCAACAACGGTAATGGCCGCGACCAAGACCCGTGGACTTCCACCAGTTGAAAAATGGAACCCACCGTTTTGCGGCGATCTCGATATGCGCATTGCGCGCGATGGAACGTGGTTTTACCTTGGCACCCCCATCGGACGGTTTGAGCTGGTTAAGCTTTTTTCTTCAGTGCTTCGCAAGGATGGAGATAAATATTTTTTGGTTACGCCTGTTGAAAAAGTTGGGATAACTGTGGACGATGCTCCATTTGTGGCCATTGACTTCAATGCCTTGGAACAGGGCAAAGAGCAAACTCTACAGTTTGAAACACAGGTTGGTGATTTTTCAATTGCCAATGGAGCCAACCCAATACGGATCGTGCGCGACCCAAAAACTGGGGAGCCGTCACCATATGTCCACATAAGAGCTGGACTTGAAGCTTTGATTGACCGCAAGAGTTTTTATAGGCTCATTGACCTTGGCATCCATGAAACACATAATCAGGAGCAATGGTTTGGGGTCTATTCTTCAGGTACATTTTTTCCCATCATTCCTTCGCAGGAATTGAATGAAGACGGTTCATAAATAGTATTACTATCTCAAATCGTGCTGCCGAGGCATTAATCTAGAAAGCCTGAAACAACATTTACATGGGCACAAAATTCTCTTTGTAAAACCGGCGCCAGTTTTCCCCCATAATCCCGCTTACTTCGGATTTTGAAAGACCGGTCTGAGCAAGGCCTTCGGTAATGTTCCCAAAATCCCGGTTGTCTTGAAACCAGCTTGGCATCGGCGGAAATCCGGGCGCACTGGCCGATCCTTCCCCATAATCTATTTCTTTGCTCCAGCGCCCGACCCGCATCCATTCAACAACACTGTCTGGCTGATCCTGACACAAATCCGAGCCTATTCCCAAACTGTAAACACCATATGAATCTGCCGCGCGGGCAATCATTTCGCAAAAGCTTTGTAATGTGCAATCTGATTTATCTTTGAGGTGATGCGGATACAGTGAAACCCCCAACATACCTCCCGCATCTGTGACAGCTTTTAAAACATCATGCCGCTTGTTGCGCAGAGCAGGGTGCCAAGCGTGAGGGTTGGCATGGGTGATTGCAATAGGCCGTTCGGAAAGCTCTGCCGCTTCGATGGTCGAGCGATCTGCCGAATGGCTCATGTCCACAACAAGGCCCACGCGGTTCATTTCTTTGATCACCTGACGACCCATTCGGGTGATACCTGTGTCCTCTTTTTCATAACAGCCAGTGGCCAGAAGCGACTGGTTGTTATAGGTAAGCTGCATGAAACGTGCCCCTAAGCTATGCACGATTTCCACCAGGCCAATATCATCCTCGATCGGGCTAGGGTTCTGAAAGCCAAAGAATATCGCTGTTCTGTTGCTGTCTCTGGCCCGATCTATATCTTCGGCCCATAGGCCTTTCATAATCAGGTCGGGATACTGTTCAAACCAACGGTTCCATTGTTCAAAGTTCAAAACTGTTTCGCGAAAATTTTCGTGATAGGAAATCGTAACGTGAACTGCATCCACACCACCTTCACGCATCTGGCGGAAGATCTTTTCCGACCAATTTGCATATTGAAGGTTGTCGACGATCATCATGAAGGCTGCCCCGAAAAGATATAAGAGGTTTTCACGGTTGTATAGAACTCGGCCGCATAGCTGCCTTGTTCGCGCGGTCCATACGAGCTGTCGCCGCGCCCGCCAAATGGTACGTGATAGTCCGTACCAGCAGTGGGCAGGTTAACCATGACACAGCCGGTTTTCGCGTGCTGTCTAAAATGCGTTGCCCGGGCAAGGTCTTTGGTCACAATCCCGGACGTCAGTCCAAAATTTGTATCATTTACAACGTGTAAGGCCTCATCATAGCTGCCCACCTTGATCACGGCTGCCAAAGGCGCAAACATTTCTTCGCGGTTTATACGCATGCTATTTGAGCTGCCAATGAACAGCCCGGGTGACATATAAAAACCCTCTGTCGGCATTTCCAAACGTGCCCCACCGCAGGCTAGTTCCGCGCCTTCTGATTGCCCAAGAGCAACGTAATCAAGGTTTTCTTGCAGCTGCTGGGCGCTTACAATGGGGCCGATTTGAGTGCCTTCTTGCAAAGCATGGCCAACCTTCATCGCTTGCGCCCCAGCGATCATTTTTTCCACAAATGCATCATGGATGGCTTGATGCACAACCAAGCGCGATGAGGCGGTGCATTTTTGACCCGAGCCGCCAAATGCCCCGCCCAAAGCCACAGAAACAGCTAGGTCAAGGTCAGCATCATCCATCACCGCAAGGGCGTTTTTTGACCCCATTTCCATCTGCACCTTGGTAAGGTTTTGTGCGGCTGATTGCGCAATTCCTTTGCCAACGGGCACTGAGCCGGTAAAAGAAATCGCATCCACTTTAGGACTTTCCACCAAACGCTGTCCGATGCTGCTTCCTGCCCCCATTACTAGACTAAAGAGGCCCTTGGGAATATCCTGACGGGCTATGATTTCGGTCAGCGCAACGGCAGATGCCGGGGTAAGATTGGCCGGTTTCCACACCACCGCATTGCCGTAAGCCAAGGCGGGGGCAATTTTCCATGACGCAGTGGCGGTCGGAAAGTTCCAAGGCGAAATTATGGCAACGATACCAACAGGTTCGCGGCGAATATCAACATCAATTCCCGGTCGCACAGATTCAGCATTTTCGCCCATTTGCCGCAGGGT
The nucleotide sequence above comes from Rhodobacteraceae bacterium Araon29. Encoded proteins:
- a CDS encoding FAD-binding protein; the encoded protein is MEMPTPDQNVLNRKPELVKRLLSVLPRDAVIDHEAETKAYECDALSAYRCPPMVAVLPRTTEEISAVLKICNEMRVPVVPRGSGTSLSGGALPTADSVIIGVARMNAVLETNYPDRYIKVQSGRTNLSVTGAVEADGFFYAPDPSSQLACAIAGNIAMNSGGAHCLKYGVTSNNLLGVKFVTMQGDIIEIGGPHLDAEGLDLLGLICGSEGQLGMVTEATLRILPKPEGARPVLIGFDNNETAGVCVADIVKAGVLPVAIEFMDRPCIQATDAFAGAGYPLCEALLIVEVEGSQAEIEEQLEKITAIARKHDPVELREAKDEDQANRIWLGRKSAFGAMGQLNDYMCLDGTIPVTQLPYVLRRMNELSEEFGLKVGNVFHAGDGNLHPLILYDANKPGDLETCEAFGAEILKLCVEVGGCLTGEHGVGIEKRDLMPVQFQAVDLEAQMQIKDVFDPKWLLNPAKVFPLDSSAERRNSNGSLS
- a CDS encoding DUF1285 domain-containing protein gives rise to the protein MSAKPLDPASADSIATTVMAATKTRGLPPVEKWNPPFCGDLDMRIARDGTWFYLGTPIGRFELVKLFSSVLRKDGDKYFLVTPVEKVGITVDDAPFVAIDFNALEQGKEQTLQFETQVGDFSIANGANPIRIVRDPKTGEPSPYVHIRAGLEALIDRKSFYRLIDLGIHETHNQEQWFGVYSSGTFFPIIPSQELNEDGS
- a CDS encoding membrane dipeptidase; this encodes MMIVDNLQYANWSEKIFRQMREGGVDAVHVTISYHENFRETVLNFEQWNRWFEQYPDLIMKGLWAEDIDRARDSNRTAIFFGFQNPSPIEDDIGLVEIVHSLGARFMQLTYNNQSLLATGCYEKEDTGITRMGRQVIKEMNRVGLVVDMSHSADRSTIEAAELSERPIAITHANPHAWHPALRNKRHDVLKAVTDAGGMLGVSLYPHHLKDKSDCTLQSFCEMIARAADSYGVYSLGIGSDLCQDQPDSVVEWMRVGRWSKEIDYGEGSASAPGFPPMPSWFQDNRDFGNITEGLAQTGLSKSEVSGIMGENWRRFYKENFVPM
- a CDS encoding aldehyde dehydrogenase family protein is translated as MGTLHKNYISGEWAAGESEIENRNPSDLSDLVGLYAQASSDQLEATLDQAAVAQIEWAAYGIERKYAVLNAIGTEMMERAEELGTLLSREEGKPFAEGKGEVYRAGQFFTYYAAQTLRQMGENAESVRPGIDVDIRREPVGIVAIISPWNFPTATASWKIAPALAYGNAVVWKPANLTPASAVALTEIIARQDIPKGLFSLVMGAGSSIGQRLVESPKVDAISFTGSVPVGKGIAQSAAQNLTKVQMEMGSKNALAVMDDADLDLAVSVALGGAFGGSGQKCTASSRLVVHQAIHDAFVEKMIAGAQAMKVGHALQEGTQIGPIVSAQQLQENLDYVALGQSEGAELACGGARLEMPTEGFYMSPGLFIGSSNSMRINREEMFAPLAAVIKVGSYDEALHVVNDTNFGLTSGIVTKDLARATHFRQHAKTGCVMVNLPTAGTDYHVPFGGRGDSSYGPREQGSYAAEFYTTVKTSYIFSGQPS